The nucleotide window GCTAATTTATCTGGAATTATCTATCCTTGGCTATAAATCCTCTGTGAAACTTGGCATGAGTTTTGAGGCAGTTACAGCAGTGACCGTATATTTTTATCCGAAACCTGAAGAAGGAGCAAACTGAAGCCCCAAATGGCAGCTCTGAGTTGTTGCAGAGAGCCACGCTGGTGAGTGGGGTTGCAGGAACTGCCTTGCCTGGGAAGCACCATGCAGCATTTCTCGTGAATTCCCACTACTTCTTTTTGGTTTCTCTCTGAGCAATTCCTGCGTGAGAAATAACATGCCAGTTTTTCTTGCTGGTGGCAGACTCAGAAGAGCATCCAGAGggtcctggctggagcagcagccttAAGGCCCCTTGCAAACGTTTGCTGAGCACCACATCCTTTGTAAAGCAGGGCACAGGTACATGCATCCCTGCTGTCCACCTACTCAggctcaaggcagggctggctctgacTCATCTGGCTTcccactttcttttctttgttcttcttgtCTCCCTGAAGCCGGAGAGGATCcagcttttatttaaatgagGCCCTATAAACATTAGCAGCTGCAAAGTAGGGCAGGTTTTTAATGGCTTACACCTCCTTGAGTTTGGCTTCTTCCCTTCAGCCTCTGTGGCTGTGACCAGGGTCTGTCTCCACAAGAGCAGTTCAATGACATTTTTGCATGCACTGGGACCTACCTGTTCATTCCTGGGAGTGCATTCCCTGCATAGAAAAGATTAACAAATTAATTAGGCAAGCACAGCATGACGAGGAGGAGCTGTGTCCACGAGCAGCTGAACCAGTCCAGAAAGCTGCTGGGACATGatgacaccctggggacagctttGCCCTGTTCCCCATGTGCCAGCCCTGATCTCAGCCCTGCTCGAGGAGAGATGTGCCCCACACCCTGAGAGCTGTTCAGTAACTGGTAGAATCCCATGGCTGTAGTTAAGCAAACTGTCCAGGCTGGGACCTCTGCAGTAACTTGTGggtctgtgtccctgctggagcagggatacctggggctgggaatgctgtgaACCTGTGTGTCCCCACCAGGGTTGTGTttttgtgtcagtgctgctggaacagcagaAGCACACAGGCCGTGAGCTTGCTGAGGaattctggacaggcagagcccaTGGAAGGGCAGCAGGCTGCgatccctgcaggacagcccgTGCTGTGCTTGTGCTCAGTGAAAAGCTGTTCTGCACCCTCACACACAGGCCCAGGGTGTGCTGGGTGCCCCCGTGGTGGGATGGCACCTGGTGGGAGCCCGGCTCTCGCTGTGGTGTGCTGGAGCTGTTGTCAATGCCGCCGTTCCGTGGTCAGCTCCCAGAGGGACCCTAACGCTCGCTCTTTGCTATCTTTTGCAGGAATGGAGGGATGCAGgtacagctgggagcagcaggacaccagcacagccttttGGGGATAGGCGTGAAGGGGATTGCCTGTGAGGACACAGCAGGAGCCCCCCAGACCCCGGAGGAACCTGGGATCTCACTGGGACCAGGGAGAGCTCCCCTTCCACCCTGCCACCTGCCGTGTTTCCAGGGATCTATACCAGGATTTGGGGCTCGGAGCCTGGAAGCGTCTTAGTGCCATAGGACTGCCGGAGAGCCTGACAGCGATGGGGGACCCACCAGCGAGGAGGGACGTTCCTCCAGGAGGCCCTGCACAGCCgtgagccctggctgctggtggtggagggtgcctggggctgggctgctcagccagccctgggctgggggcagaacCACGGTGCCTGCAGGGCACGGCCCCTGAGGGGCGAAGGGCCGGCGTGGggtctgcaggggcagccccgaGCCCCGGGACAGTGGGGCTGCCAGCCGAgccactgctcctgcaggcacCTCTCCctggggcggcggcgggggacAGAGCGGCGCTGGGCCCCTGGGCCGGCCGCGGATGCGCCCCTGCGCCGCGCCGGCGGGAGCACTCCCCTAGCGCCGAGGGCCGCAGGGCCGCCCGCCTCACCATGGTGCTGCCGCCGCCCGACAGGCGCCACGTCTGCCTCACCACCATCGTCATCATGACCAGCATGGCCTTCATGGACGCCTACCTGGTGGAGCAGAACCAGGGGCCCCGCAAGATCGGCGTCTGCATCATCGTGCTGGTGGGGGACATCTGCTTCCTCATCGTGCTGCGCTACGTGGCCGTGTGGGTGGGCGCCGAGGTGAAGACGGCCAAGCGGGGCTATGCCATGATCCTGTGGTTCCTCTACATCTTCGTGCTGGAGATCAAGCTGTATTTCATCTTTCAGAATTACAAAGCGGACAAGAAGAACCTGGAGACGGTGGCCCGGAAAGCTCtgaccctgctgctctccatctgtgtGCCGGGGCTCTACCTGGTGCTGGTGGCCTTGGACAGCATGGAGTACATACGGACCTTTCGGAAGAAGGAGGACTTGCGGGGACGCCTCTTCTGGGTGGCCCTCGACCTGCTGGATATCTTGGACATCCAGGCCAACCTGTGGGAGCCACACAGGACCGGCCTGCCCATCTGGGCAGAGGGGCTCATGTTCTTCTACTGCTACATACTCCTCCTGATCCTGCCTTGCGTGTCGCTCAGTGAGATCAGCATGCAAGGGGAGCACATTGCCCCGCAAAAAATGATGCTCTATCCCGTCCTCAGCCTGGTCACCATCAACATCGTCACCATCTTCATCCGGGCCATCAACATGATCTTGTTCCAGGACAGCAGGGTCTCCACCATCTTTATCGGCAAGAACATCATCGCCATCGCCACCAAGGCATGCACCTTCCTGGAGTACAAGCGGCAGGTGAAGGAGTTCCCGCAGAACGCCATcgccctggagctgcagcagaactcCCTCTCGCACAACCAGACGGTGCACAGCGCACAGGGCATCCCCCACGAGCCGTCGCCCACCAGCGAGATCCTGGACACATGAGGGGTGCCCCGGGCCGGCGTTGGTTCCGATGGCCCCGTGCCGAGCCGAGAGGGAGGGCgctgctttcctgctgcccactgCACGCACGACAGACAAATCCTGGCAGCGAGGGCTCTCCTAGGCACAGAAACACCAACAGCGTTCTGATTGAGCTATGGAGTGTCCTCTAGACGTCTTCATCTCAGGTACAACCCTAGGAGTGCTCCAGACAAACCAAATGGACTTGCAAAGGACCTGAACCAGCTGaccctctctccccctcctgccACCATCTCCCCTCCCGAGCAAAGACTGCTAAGGCTGCAATGTCCCTTTTTACTCCCCGAGCACCTCACCTTTACTCCAAGCCTGGATCGAAGGTTTTGTTACTGGAGACATTTTTACGGGGTGGGGACAAGGGCATAGGGGTGTGGATGGGGGGGAGGGTGGGACGTTTCAAGCAGTAAACCCTGTGATCGTAGATGTCTCTTATCTCCAATGGTTGTGTTTACAGTTTCTTATTTATATCAGCTCCGGGGGCTCTCAGGCTGCCCTGTGGGGCAGTGTCCTCGGGgtgggagagagcagagagccctgcagtgggaacggggctggggctggcctgcctgccctggcccggGCTGAGGAGCACTGAGCCTCCACCAGCAGCCTGCACCAACTCTGCCAGGAGCAATATCTGACAAGCTACAGCTAATCTAATGCTGGTGTTTTATGTATTCACTCCAAACGACTCAGcacaatatttctatttttagaagggtccctctctctctctctctctctctccccctgccatggagagcctccctgcctgcagcagccccagcagcctccccagcccccagcactgctgctggcaggcaggggCACCCAGGAGGGATTAGGAACAAGGACGGTGAGGATGCATTTCACTCTGGCATCAAGCATTTATAAAGAGGGCTGCTTTCCACAGCtactatatttttaaaataaatattaaaaaagaaaaaaaaacaaacaaacaaaaaaccccagcaaaccCCAGAAAAGAGCCGGGATGAATGTGCTGCCCCAGGCAGGTGGCTGGGCCTggggatgagctgggctggggtttCCTCTGCAGGCGTGGGTGGTGCAGAGGGGCTCAGCCAcgggcagcagggtgggaggcGAGGGCCAGCCGGACAATAAAAGCCCCGTGAGAGCAATGGCTTCTGGTGGTCTCTTTTCTGCCAGCATGGGGAGGGTGGGACTCAGCTCTCATTCAGCCCAAATCTCTTGTCTCTGCTTCTGTCTGCCTCCCCTGGACTCCCAAGTGCCATCCCGAGGTTCTGTGCCCTGCACTCACTGGGCAGTGGGcccagaaaggaaagaaataatttttccagctgcagggctgccccaaGGCTGGGTGCGTCTCAGCTGCCTTACCCTGGGGGGAGGCACAAGGAGACAAGCAGAAAACCTGCATCTCAAACGTGTTGAAATgagatatttttgccttttctaaACAAAATGTTGCGTTTTGAGGAGATGGAATAAAATGCCTGGTGCTGTTTACATTTCTCGCCCACATTTTCCCCTGGCTCTGCTTACTGAATTTGACCTAAATCCACAAATCATTTCAGTTTCCATCTTCTCAGCCCATCACAGTCTGTCCAAAACACTTCAACCATCCCTGATCCAGACTTCCAATTTTAGAACCAGGCAATCGCAGTCTTGCTTGGCCACCCTGTCACCCAGGGATAACTCTAATGTTAATTAAATCcactgagaaataaaacaatatcTTTGCCAAAAAATAGTGAGTTTGTAACAGATTTAGCCAATTGGAAAAgtttcttccccctttccctcagGAAAT belongs to Haemorhous mexicanus isolate bHaeMex1 chromosome 9, bHaeMex1.pri, whole genome shotgun sequence and includes:
- the TMEM121 gene encoding transmembrane protein 121, with protein sequence MVLPPPDRRHVCLTTIVIMTSMAFMDAYLVEQNQGPRKIGVCIIVLVGDICFLIVLRYVAVWVGAEVKTAKRGYAMILWFLYIFVLEIKLYFIFQNYKADKKNLETVARKALTLLLSICVPGLYLVLVALDSMEYIRTFRKKEDLRGRLFWVALDLLDILDIQANLWEPHRTGLPIWAEGLMFFYCYILLLILPCVSLSEISMQGEHIAPQKMMLYPVLSLVTINIVTIFIRAINMILFQDSRVSTIFIGKNIIAIATKACTFLEYKRQVKEFPQNAIALELQQNSLSHNQTVHSAQGIPHEPSPTSEILDT